One Equus asinus isolate D_3611 breed Donkey chromosome 19, EquAss-T2T_v2, whole genome shotgun sequence genomic region harbors:
- the RETREG2 gene encoding reticulophagy regulator 2 isoform X2 → MISYIVLLSILLWPLVVYHELIQRMYTRLEPLLMQLDYSMKAEADALHHKHDKKKRQGKNAPPGGDEPLAETESESEAELAGFSPVVDVKKTALALAITDSELSDEEASILESGGFSVSRATTPQLTDVSEDLDQQSLPSEPEEALSRELGEGEETELAPPEDLLGSPQAISRQDLDSEEEEEDVAAKETLLRLSSPLHFVNTHFNGAGSPTDGVKLSPGGPVETLSPEAAGGDLTPPPSTLSPLLRLAESDPVPSPSVLPPLPQDSPQPLPAPEEEEALTTEDFELLDQGELEQLNAELGLGPETSPEPPDAPPPPPLGPDTLSLVQSDQEAQAVAEP, encoded by the exons ATGATTTCCTACATTGTGT TGCTGAGTATCCTGCTGTGGCCCCTGGTGGTGTATCATGAGCTCATCCAGCGGATGTACACTCGCCTTGAGCCCCTGCTCATGCAGCTGGACTACAGCATGAAGGCGGAAGCTGATGCCCTACATCACAAACACGACAAGAAAA AACGGCAGGGCAAGAATGCACCCCCTGGAGGTGATGAGCCACTGGCGGAGACAGAGAGTGAAAGCGAGGCAGAGCTGGCTGGCTTCTCCCCGGTG GTGGATGTGAAGAAAACAGCATTGGCTTTGGCCATTACAGACTCCGAGCTGTCTGATGAGGAGGCTTCTATTTTGGAGAGTGGCGGCTTCTCTGTATCCCGGGCCACCACTCCACAACTAACTGATGTCTCTGAGG ATTTGGACCAGCAGAGCCTGCCAAGTGAGCCAGAGGAGGCCCTGAGCcgtgagctgggggagggagaggagacagagctGGCCCCTCCTGAAGACCTGCTGGGCTCCCCTCAGGCCATCTCAAGGCAAGACCTAGACTccgaggaggaggaagaagatgtgGCAGCCAAGGAAACCTTGCTTCGGCTCTCGTCCCCTCTTCACTTTGTGAACACGCACTTCAATGGGGCAGGGTCTCCCACAGATGGAGTGAAGCTCTCCCCTGGAGGACCAGTGGAGACACTGAGCCCCGAGGCAGCCGGTGGTGACCTCACCCCTCCGCCCAGCACCCTCTCACCCCTACTTCGCCTTGCTGAAAGTGACCCGGTCCCCTCCCCCTCAGTGCTCCCACCTCTTCCCCAGGACTCGCCCCAGCCGCTGCCTGCccctgaggaggaagaggcacTCACCACTGAGGACTTCGAGTTGCTGGATCAGGGGGAGCTGGAGCAGCTGAATGCGGAGCTGGGGTTGGGGCCAGAGACATCCCCAGAGCCCCCTGATgctccaccccctccacccctgggGCCCGACACCCTGTCTCTGGTACAGTCAGACCAAGAGGCTCAGGCCGTGGCAGAGCCGTGA